The Papio anubis isolate 15944 chromosome 1, Panubis1.0, whole genome shotgun sequence genome window below encodes:
- the UTP11 gene encoding probable U3 small nucleolar RNA-associated protein 11 isoform X2 — protein sequence MAAAFRKAAKSRQREHRERSQPGFRKHLGLLEKKKDYKLRADDYRKKQEYLRALRKKALEKNPDEFYYKMTRVKLQDGVHIIKETKEEVTPEQLKLMRTQDVKYIEMKRVAEAKKIERLKSELHLLDFQGKQQNKHVFFFDTKKEVEQFDVATHLQTAPELVDRVFNRPRIETLQKEKVKGVTNQTGLKVTVALTQRLKQLSVVVERFLGFVRGGQS from the exons cCTGGCTTTCGAAAACATCTGGGCTtgctggagaaaaagaaagattataaaCTTCGTGCAGA TGACTACCGTAAAAAACAGGAATACCTCAGAGCTCTCCGTAAGAAGGCTCTTGAAAAAAATCCAGATGAATTCTACTACAAAATGACTCGGGTTAAACTCCAG GATGGAGTACATATTATTAAGGAGACTAAGGAAGAAGTAACCCCAGAACAACTAAAGCTGATGAGAACTCAGGAcgtcaaatatatagaaatgaagAGGGTTGCAGAAGCTAAG AAAATTGAAAGACTAAAATCAGAGCTCCATCTGCTGGATTTCCAGGGGAAGCAACAGAACAAGCATGTGTTCTTTTTTGACACCAAAAAGGAAG TTGAACAGTTTGACGTTGCAACTCACCTGCAAACAGCCCCGGAGCTAGTCGACAGAGTCTTTAATAGGCCCAGGATAGAGACCttgcagaaagaaaaagtgaaaggagTTACCAATCAGACTGGACTTAAG GTGACTGTGGCACTCACACAAAGGTTGAAGCAGCTTAGTGTAGTAGTGGAAAGATTCCTGGGATTTGTGAGAGGGGGACAGTCCTGA
- the POU3F1 gene encoding POU domain, class 3, transcription factor 1: MATTAQYLPRGPGGGAGGTGPLMHPDAAAAAAAAAAAERLHAGAAYREVQKLMHHEWLGAGAGHPVGLAHPQWLPTGGGGGGDWAGGPHLEHGKAGGGGTGRADDGGGGGGFHARLVHQGAAHAGAAWAQGSTAHHLGPAMSPSPGAGGGHQPQPLGLYAQAAYPGGGGGGLAGMLAAGGGGAGPGLHHALHEDGHEAQLEPSPPPHLGAHGHAHGHAHAGGLHAAAAHLHPGAGGGGSSVGEHSDEDAPSSDDLEQFAKQFKQRRIKLGFTQADVGLALGTLYGNVFSQTTICRFEALQLSFKNMCKLKPLLNKWLEETDSSSGSPTNLDKIAAQGRKRKKRTSIEVGVKGALESHFLKCPKPSAHEITGLADSLQLEKEVVRVWFCNRRQKEKRMTPAAGAGHPPMDDVYAPGELGPGGGGASPPSAPPPPPPAALHHHHHHTLPGSVQ, from the coding sequence ATGGCCACCACCGCGCAGTACCTGCCGCGGGGCCCCGGTGGCGGAGCCGGGGGCACCGGGCCGCTCATGCACCCGGACGccgcggcggcagcggcggcggctgCGGCCGCCGAGCGACTGCACGCAGGGGCCGCGTACCGCGAAGTGCAGAAGCTGATGCACCACGAGTGGCTGGGCGCGGGCGCGGGCCACCCCGTGGGCCTAGCGCACCCCCAGTGGCTACCCAcgggaggaggaggcggcggcgaCTGGGCCGGGGGCCCGCACCTAGAACACGGCAAGGCGGGCGGCGGCGGCACCGGCCGAGCCGacgacggcggcggcggcggaggttTCCACGCGCGCCTGGTGCACCAGGGGGCGGCCCACGCGGGCGCGGCATGGGCGCAGGGCAGCACGGCGCACCACTTGGGCCCGGCCATGTCACCGTCGCCCGGGGCCGGCGGGGGCCACCAGCCCCAGCCGCTCGGGCTGTACGCGCAGGCGGCCTACCcagggggcggcggcggcggcctgGCCGGGATGCTGGCGGCGGGCGGTGGCGGCGCGGGGCCGGGCCTGCACCACGCGCTGCACGAGGACGGCCACGAGGCGCAGCTGGAGCCGTCGCCGCCGCCGCATCTGGGCGCCCACGGACACGCACACGGACATGCACACGCGGGCGGCCTGCACGCGGCGGCGGCGCACCTGCACCCgggcgcgggcggcggcggctCATCGGTGGGCGAGCACTCGGACGAGGATGCTCCCAGCTCGGACGACCTGGAGCAGTTCGCCAAGCAGTTCAAGCAGCGGCGCATCAAGCTGGGCTTCACGCAGGCCGACGTGGGGCTGGCGCTGGGCACGCTCTACGGTAACGTGTTCTCGCAGACCACCATCTGCCGCTTCGAGGCCCTGCAGCTGAGCTTCAAGAACATGTGCAAGCTCAAGCCGCTGCTCAACAAGTGGCTGGAGGAGACCGATTCGTCCAGCGGCAGCCCCACCAACCTGGACAAGATCGCGGCGCAGGGCCGCAAGCGCAAGAAGCGCACGTCCATCGAGGTGGGGGTCAAAGGCGCGCTCGAGAGCCACTTTCTCAAGTGCCCCAAGCCCTCGGCGCACGAGATCACAGGCTTGGCAGACAGCCTGCAGCTGGAGAAGGAGGTGGTGCGCGTCTGGTTCTGCAACCGGCGGCAGAAGGAGAAGCGCATGACCCCTGCGGCCGGCGCGGGCCACCCGCCCATGGACGATGTATACGCGCCTGGGGAGCTAGGGCCCGGCGGGGGCGGCGCATCGCCACCCTCCGcgcccccgccgcccccgccggCGGCgctgcaccaccaccaccaccacacactgCCCGGCTCCGTGCAGTGA
- the UTP11 gene encoding probable U3 small nucleolar RNA-associated protein 11 isoform X1: protein MAAAFRKAAKSRQREHRERSQPGFRKHLGLLEKKKDYKLRADDYRKKQEYLRALRKKALEKNPDEFYYKMTRVKLQDGVHIIKETKEEVTPEQLKLMRTQDVKYIEMKRVAEAKKIERLKSELHLLDFQGKQQNKHVFFFDTKKEVEQFDVATHLQTAPELVDRVFNRPRIETLQKEKVKGVTNQTGLKRIAKERQKQYNCLTQRIEREKKLFVIAQKIQTRKDLMDKTQKVKVKKETVNSPAIYKFQSRRKR from the exons cCTGGCTTTCGAAAACATCTGGGCTtgctggagaaaaagaaagattataaaCTTCGTGCAGA TGACTACCGTAAAAAACAGGAATACCTCAGAGCTCTCCGTAAGAAGGCTCTTGAAAAAAATCCAGATGAATTCTACTACAAAATGACTCGGGTTAAACTCCAG GATGGAGTACATATTATTAAGGAGACTAAGGAAGAAGTAACCCCAGAACAACTAAAGCTGATGAGAACTCAGGAcgtcaaatatatagaaatgaagAGGGTTGCAGAAGCTAAG AAAATTGAAAGACTAAAATCAGAGCTCCATCTGCTGGATTTCCAGGGGAAGCAACAGAACAAGCATGTGTTCTTTTTTGACACCAAAAAGGAAG TTGAACAGTTTGACGTTGCAACTCACCTGCAAACAGCCCCGGAGCTAGTCGACAGAGTCTTTAATAGGCCCAGGATAGAGACCttgcagaaagaaaaagtgaaaggagTTACCAATCAGACTGGACTTAAG CGAATAGCTAAAGAAAGGCAAAAGCAATATAACTGCCTGACACAGCGGATTGAACGAGAGAAGAAATTGTTCGTTATTGCTCAGAAAATTCAAACACGCAAAGATCTTATG GATAAAACTCAGAAAGTGAAGGTGAAGAAAGAAACGGTGAACTCGCCAGCTATTTATAAATTTCAGAGTCGTCGAAAACGTTGA